In Vibrio bathopelagicus, one DNA window encodes the following:
- a CDS encoding imm11 family protein produces MNYYHMEWKFIEDEASFSTEEVRYRVHDIYNPNIKAYTTPIKVSVDEVYEQRQMSDMLKAIDFLPHKKVVQQLLSQQISGIQLLPAEVDVDDTIYNDYWFMNVFARYPVLNINESGAKRFDDDYDAYTSLVQTVLDKDKLSKVNVMHDIFRCSECPDHIIANERVKKLFESNGFTGVAFNEVKVV; encoded by the coding sequence ATGAACTATTATCATATGGAATGGAAGTTTATAGAAGATGAGGCGTCATTTTCTACAGAAGAGGTTAGGTATCGTGTTCATGATATCTACAACCCTAATATTAAGGCTTACACTACTCCTATAAAGGTAAGTGTTGATGAAGTTTACGAGCAGCGTCAAATGTCTGATATGTTGAAAGCGATTGACTTTTTGCCTCATAAAAAAGTGGTTCAACAACTGTTATCGCAACAAATTAGCGGCATTCAGTTACTTCCGGCAGAGGTGGACGTAGATGATACTATTTACAATGATTACTGGTTTATGAATGTCTTTGCTCGTTATCCTGTTTTGAACATCAATGAATCCGGAGCTAAAAGATTCGATGATGACTATGATGCCTACACTAGCTTAGTTCAAACAGTTTTGGATAAAGACAAACTGAGTAAAGTTAATGTTATGCATGACATCTTTCGTTGTTCTGAGTGCCCTGACCATATCATTGCTAATGAAAGAGTAAAGAAATTGTTTGAATCCAATGGCTTTACCGGCGTTGCTTTTAATGAAGTGAAGGTGGTGTAA